A stretch of Plesiomonas shigelloides DNA encodes these proteins:
- the nsrR gene encoding nitric oxide-sensing transcriptional repressor NsrR, whose translation MQLTSFTDYGLRALIYMALLPQGQLTNITEVTEVYGVSRNHMVKIINQLSRLGIVEAVRGKNGGIRLGLPAEQIRVGDVVRGLEPLQLVNCSSEFCHITPACRLKQVLAQASAAFLAELDKFTLADLVSQNLPLRQLLHLSE comes from the coding sequence GTGCAACTGACCAGTTTTACCGATTACGGTTTGCGGGCATTGATTTACATGGCGTTGCTGCCACAAGGCCAGCTGACCAATATTACGGAAGTGACCGAGGTGTATGGGGTATCGCGTAACCATATGGTGAAGATCATCAACCAGCTCAGCCGGTTGGGGATTGTTGAAGCGGTGCGTGGCAAAAATGGCGGGATCAGATTAGGGCTACCGGCCGAGCAAATTCGGGTCGGCGATGTGGTGCGTGGTTTAGAGCCATTGCAGCTGGTCAACTGTAGCAGCGAGTTTTGTCATATCACCCCAGCGTGCCGGTTAAAGCAGGTGTTGGCGCAGGCGTCAGCGGCGTTTTTAGCTGAGTTAGACAAATTCACGTTGGCGGATTTGGTCAGTCAAAACTTGCCGTTACGTCAGCTGTTACACTTGTCAGAATAG
- the hmpA gene encoding NO-inducible flavohemoprotein encodes MLDPNIIATIKATAPAVAATGPALTAHFYDRMFAHNPELQNIFNMAHQSSGRQREALFNAIVAYANNIDNLAALLPAVEKIAQKHASFNIQPAQYQIVGEHLLATIRELLNPSQEVLDAWGAAYQLLADIFIQRESAIYAERATAQGGWHGTRTFRISRKHPESDVITSLVLTPVDGLPVVDFLPGQYLGIYLQPESFTYREIRQYSLSAAPNGRDYRIAVKREPGGVVSNYLHDQAQEGDCIDVAPPYGDFFLPAQSDTPVCLLSAGVGQTPMLSMLQHLAARGHQQPVHWLHAAENGAQLAFNDESRALCHAHGFSHHVWLREPLASDRQAEDYQHQGLMDLQPLRATLDQAQMHYYFCGPLGFMQHVAAQLQQWGVPEERMHYECFGPHKVL; translated from the coding sequence ATGTTAGATCCCAACATCATCGCTACCATCAAAGCCACCGCGCCCGCCGTGGCGGCCACCGGCCCAGCCCTGACGGCACACTTCTATGATCGCATGTTTGCTCACAATCCTGAATTGCAAAATATCTTCAACATGGCGCACCAATCCAGTGGCCGCCAGCGTGAAGCGCTGTTCAATGCGATTGTGGCCTATGCCAATAATATCGATAATCTGGCCGCCCTGCTGCCCGCGGTAGAGAAAATCGCGCAAAAACATGCCAGTTTCAACATTCAACCGGCGCAATACCAGATTGTCGGCGAGCATTTGCTGGCGACCATTCGCGAACTGCTCAATCCTAGCCAAGAAGTCTTGGATGCGTGGGGCGCGGCCTATCAGCTGCTGGCCGATATTTTTATCCAGCGCGAAAGCGCCATTTATGCCGAGCGCGCCACCGCGCAAGGCGGCTGGCACGGTACCCGAACGTTTCGGATCAGCCGTAAACACCCGGAAAGTGACGTGATCACCAGCTTGGTGCTGACGCCGGTTGATGGCCTGCCGGTGGTGGATTTCCTGCCAGGTCAGTATCTGGGGATTTATCTGCAGCCAGAATCGTTTACTTACCGCGAGATCCGCCAGTATTCGCTGTCGGCGGCGCCAAATGGCCGCGATTACCGCATCGCGGTCAAGCGTGAGCCGGGCGGCGTGGTCTCCAATTATTTGCATGATCAGGCGCAAGAAGGCGACTGTATCGACGTCGCGCCGCCATACGGCGACTTTTTCCTGCCGGCGCAAAGTGACACACCAGTGTGCTTGCTCTCGGCCGGTGTCGGACAAACGCCAATGCTGAGCATGTTGCAACATCTGGCGGCACGTGGTCATCAGCAACCGGTGCACTGGCTGCATGCGGCGGAAAACGGTGCCCAATTGGCGTTCAACGACGAAAGTCGCGCCCTATGCCACGCGCACGGCTTTTCCCACCATGTCTGGCTACGTGAGCCACTGGCCAGCGATCGTCAGGCGGAAGATTATCAGCATCAGGGCTTAATGGATCTGCAACCGCTGCGTGCAACACTGGATCAAGCGCAGATGCACTACTATTTCTGCGGTCCACTGGGCTTTATGCAGCATGTGGCGGCGCAACTGCAGCAATGGGGCGTGCCAGAAGAACGTATGCATTACGAGTGTTTTGGCCCGCACAAGGTGCTGTAA
- a CDS encoding tetratricopeptide repeat protein, translating into MKRRWLAWLWPAGLLLSTAVYADGGSPVEVYQQEALLREIDSEQHLKQVQADQCQLVQDIELRARQAEYPAYQFLWGDMLTEGVCIPQNPELGVYYLRQAAQQALPAAFLRLGQLYRQGRFVQADADKAVRFFREAASLGNTHARIELAQMLVANQGSPLDYEDTYRWLSETIVQAPAQHQLISRLRAALAARMPANAVQRATRQNGFW; encoded by the coding sequence ATGAAACGCAGGTGGTTAGCGTGGTTGTGGCCAGCAGGTTTGCTGCTGAGCACGGCAGTGTATGCCGATGGTGGTTCACCGGTTGAGGTGTATCAGCAAGAGGCATTACTGCGTGAAATTGACAGTGAGCAGCACTTGAAACAGGTGCAGGCCGACCAGTGCCAGCTGGTGCAGGATATCGAGCTGCGCGCGCGTCAGGCCGAATACCCCGCTTACCAGTTCTTGTGGGGCGACATGCTGACCGAAGGGGTATGCATCCCACAAAACCCCGAATTAGGCGTTTATTACTTGCGCCAAGCGGCGCAGCAAGCACTGCCGGCTGCGTTCTTGCGTTTGGGACAATTGTACCGACAGGGGCGCTTTGTGCAGGCCGACGCCGATAAAGCGGTGCGTTTTTTCCGCGAAGCGGCAAGTTTAGGCAATACCCATGCGCGTATTGAACTTGCGCAAATGCTGGTGGCCAATCAGGGCAGTCCGCTCGACTATGAAGATACCTACCGCTGGCTGTCGGAAACCATCGTACAAGCCCCAGCGCAGCATCAGCTGATCAGCCGTCTGCGCGCTGCCTTAGCAGCTCGAATGCCGGCCAATGCGGTCCAGCGCGCGACCCGCCAGAACGGTTTTTGGTGA
- a CDS encoding adenylosuccinate synthase — MGKNVVVLGTQWGDEGKGKVVDLLTEKAQYVVRYQGGHNAGHTLVIDGEKTVLHLIPSGILRENVKSIIGNGVVLAPDALMREMKELEARGIPVRERLLLSEACPLILPYHVALDMAREKARGAKAIGTTGRGIGPAYEDKVARRGLRVGDLFDKESFAAKLKDVVEYHNFQLVNLYKVEPIDYQTVLDDVMAIADILTSMVVDVTDLLEKARKNGEFIMFEGAQGTLLDIDHGTYPYVTSSNTTAGGVATGSGFGPRYLDYVMGIVKAYTTRVGAGPFPTELFDDVGEYLCKQGNEFGATTGRRRRCGWFDAVAVRRAAALNSMSGFCLTKLDVLDGLKEVKICTAYRMPDGRVTDIPPMAAEGWEGIEPVYETMPGWSESTFGATSVEQLPQAARDYIRRLEELTEVPVDIISTGPDRNQTMILRHPFAE; from the coding sequence ATGGGCAAAAACGTTGTTGTACTCGGCACCCAATGGGGTGATGAAGGGAAAGGTAAGGTCGTTGACCTGCTGACCGAAAAAGCACAATACGTGGTCCGCTATCAGGGCGGTCACAATGCAGGCCATACTCTGGTAATTGACGGTGAAAAAACCGTACTGCATCTGATCCCGTCTGGGATCCTGCGTGAGAACGTGAAAAGTATTATCGGCAACGGCGTGGTGCTGGCACCGGATGCGCTGATGCGTGAAATGAAAGAGCTGGAAGCGCGCGGTATTCCTGTGCGTGAGCGTCTGCTGCTGTCTGAAGCCTGCCCACTGATCCTGCCATACCACGTGGCACTGGACATGGCGCGTGAGAAAGCGCGTGGTGCGAAAGCTATCGGTACCACCGGTCGTGGTATCGGCCCAGCGTACGAAGATAAAGTGGCGCGTCGTGGCCTGCGTGTTGGCGATCTGTTCGACAAAGAAAGCTTTGCCGCCAAACTGAAAGACGTGGTGGAATACCACAACTTCCAGCTGGTGAACCTGTACAAGGTTGAGCCAATTGATTACCAGACCGTGCTGGATGATGTGATGGCGATTGCTGATATCCTGACCAGCATGGTGGTGGATGTCACCGATCTGCTGGAAAAAGCGCGTAAGAACGGTGAATTCATCATGTTCGAAGGGGCGCAAGGCACCCTGCTGGACATTGACCACGGTACCTATCCGTATGTGACCTCTTCCAACACCACTGCCGGTGGCGTGGCGACCGGCTCTGGCTTCGGTCCGCGTTATCTGGACTACGTGATGGGGATTGTGAAAGCGTACACCACCCGTGTGGGCGCCGGTCCATTCCCAACTGAGCTGTTTGATGACGTGGGCGAGTACCTGTGCAAGCAGGGTAACGAGTTTGGCGCTACCACCGGTCGTCGTCGTCGTTGCGGTTGGTTCGATGCTGTTGCGGTACGCCGTGCTGCTGCGTTGAACTCTATGTCCGGTTTCTGTCTGACCAAGTTGGACGTGCTGGATGGCCTGAAAGAAGTGAAGATCTGTACCGCCTACCGCATGCCGGATGGCCGTGTGACCGACATTCCTCCAATGGCTGCTGAAGGCTGGGAAGGTATCGAGCCAGTCTACGAAACCATGCCAGGTTGGAGTGAGAGCACCTTTGGTGCCACTTCCGTTGAGCAGCTGCCACAGGCCGCGCGCGATTACATCCGCCGTCTGGAAGAGCTGACGGAAGTGCCAGTCGACATCATCTCTACTGGCCCGGATCGTAACCAGACCATGATCCTGCGCCATCCATTCGCAGAATAA
- a CDS encoding DUF2065 domain-containing protein, whose product MNQSIWLALGLVLIIEGLGPMLWPERWRSMVTQLAAQPQTMLRRIGGALVVAGVVIYVMCSR is encoded by the coding sequence ATGAATCAAAGTATCTGGTTGGCCTTGGGTTTAGTGCTGATTATCGAAGGCTTAGGGCCGATGTTATGGCCAGAGCGCTGGCGTAGCATGGTGACCCAGCTGGCGGCACAGCCGCAGACCATGTTGCGCCGCATTGGTGGCGCGCTGGTGGTGGCTGGCGTGGTCATTTATGTCATGTGCAGCCGTTGA